The genomic interval ATGGCCGGCATGCCCAGATCCTGTGCGGTGGAGGTGGACGCGCGCATGGAGGTTCCTCGTATTCAGGCTGTTGTTGTTATCAAAGGACGTCGTTTGCCAAGGATTATGACCTGTCCCTGTGCTGCCCCCCATGACCCCGCTGACAGAGGAGTGGGCCAAAAGGGCCAATTGACCCATTCGGACAGGCATCGGTGAATCGCAGCGGGGTGGGGCTTAGTGGCCGAGACGGATGTCAGTGATTACCGGGTTGTGGTCGGAAGAGCGCCAGGGCAGAACTGATTTGATGCCCAGCGGGCCGTCATAGGCCAGCGCCCGGGGCTCGTCGGCGTTGAGTAGCCAGGTGGCAGCGGTGAGGATTCGTGGCTGCAAGGGGTCAGATGCCAGCGCGTAGTCGAGCGAGCCGCGGGCGCCCTTGTAGCGGTAGGTGTAGTGCGGGCAGGTGCTGGCATCGCAGGGCTGGAGCTGGTGCACCATGCTGGCGAAGCCGGCGCTGCGGAATACCTCAAGCGGTGTTTCCAGTGCGTATGCGTTGAGGTCACCGGTAATCAGGGTGCCCGCCAGATGGTCAGGCTTGGGCGATTCCGAGAGCCATTGCATGATAGCCTGGGCGGCCCGAACCCGGCGATCGTTGTAGCAGCCCTGGCCATCCCGTTGGTCCAGGTCGGCTCCGGTGGCGCCGCGGCAGGACTTGGATTTCAGGTGCAGGGCGGTGATTCGAACCCCGGTGTCGCCGTCTTTGGCGCGGAATACCTGAGTCACCGGTGGCCGACCCCGGTGCTGGAACAGTCCTGTGGTCAGGCGTTCGGCACGACCACTGGTTTGCACCCGATCGGAGCGGTACAACAAGGCCGTGCGGATCTCATCCTGGCCGTCGGCGCCGGGAGTAGTCACCACGCGCCAGCGTGGCCCCAGGGCCTCGGCCAGGGTGGCTACCGAGCTGGTGGCGCCATAGCCGTCGTTTTCCAGTTCGGTGAGCGCCAGGATGTCCGGGTCCGGCGCCCGCAAGGCGGCCAGAAGGCGCTGGTGCTGGTGTTCGTAGTCGGTTTGTGAGCGCGCGCCACGGCTGGTGGGAAATCCCTGGCCGTCGCCATTGCCGTTGAAGTAATTGGCCAGGTTCAAGGTGACGAGTCGCAGGTGTGGCTGTTCCGGGCGTGCTGGCGGCGGCTGCCTGGGGTTGGCCTTCAGTAGTTCTGGCATTGCCTCGGGCTGCAGGCGCCAGTCGCCGAAGCGGAAGTCCAGAACGCCGGCCAGCTGACCGAAACGGTTGCCGGCACGCACGCTGTTGTTGGCTGTCAGTCCTCCTGGCGGCCAGGGTACTGGCCGGGGCTGCTGTTGCCGGCGGCCGTCATCCAGCACTACCCGGTGCAGGCGCTGCCGCTCATTGGCCTGCTGGGCCGACGGCCCGGGCTCCAGGTACTCGGTGGCGTTGACCTGATCGGCCTGGGCCAGGGTTAGTTCGCCGTAGCGGGCAAGGTTGTGACTGTCGATCACCGTTAGCGGCTGTTCGAAGCGCACCCGCATGTTTTCCAGGGATTCCGGGTGCTGTGGCCAGGGCAGGCTCAGGGCAACAGGAGCGGGTACTGGCTCGCGCCCGCAACGAGTCAGAGCCTTGATGCCAACCAGTTCGGTGAGCCCGTGAAACTCCTTCACAGTACCGGTAATGCGCAGGCGATCGCCGATGTCACCGGTGCTGCGCCGGGTGTACACGAACAGGGCCTCGGAGGTGCGCGGATCGGAGTCGGTCTGGTGGTCGGCCTGCTGCAGGTAGAAACCCTGAAAGCCGCCCTTTTGACGGCTGTCGTGGCTCATGACGGCTTCGACGGTGACGGTTTGGCCGGCCATGGGCGAGTGGTCACCGGTACCCTGAATGCGGGCAATGGGGGTGGCCGGGTCACCACAGGACGCCGCTGCCGCGCCTGCCGGGGGCAGAAGCAACAGCGCCAGAGCGGTGGCACGAAGGAGAAAACGGGCGGTGGTGGTCACGCCGACAGTCTAGCAGACGCCGGCTACCGCTTTCAGTGCCCGCTCCCGTTTGCTGCCAAAGCCTAGCTGGTCCGGGTTGGCCAGCTCTAGCTGCTGTACCAGAGGGTCCGGGTGCTGGTTGTCGAGGGTGATGCCCAGGCGGGACAACACGTAAGGCGCCAGGGCTGCGCGGGTTTCAACCTCAAGCCGGCCCCGCTCCATGCCGTAATCCCGGGCAATGATGCGTTGCTGGGCTTCGGTCAGGCGCAGATCCGGAGTCAGCACCATGGTGACCTCGCGGTTCCAGTCGTTGTCCTGCTGGCGGTCGCGTTTGGCCCGCTGGCGCAGTGCCTCGGGCGGCCGATGGAAACGACTCAGGGCGAAATCCCGGAACTCCCGGTTGGAT from Marinobacter sp. LA51 carries:
- a CDS encoding ExeM/NucH family extracellular endonuclease codes for the protein MTTTARFLLRATALALLLLPPAGAAAASCGDPATPIARIQGTGDHSPMAGQTVTVEAVMSHDSRQKGGFQGFYLQQADHQTDSDPRTSEALFVYTRRSTGDIGDRLRITGTVKEFHGLTELVGIKALTRCGREPVPAPVALSLPWPQHPESLENMRVRFEQPLTVIDSHNLARYGELTLAQADQVNATEYLEPGPSAQQANERQRLHRVVLDDGRRQQQPRPVPWPPGGLTANNSVRAGNRFGQLAGVLDFRFGDWRLQPEAMPELLKANPRQPPPARPEQPHLRLVTLNLANYFNGNGDGQGFPTSRGARSQTDYEHQHQRLLAALRAPDPDILALTELENDGYGATSSVATLAEALGPRWRVVTTPGADGQDEIRTALLYRSDRVQTSGRAERLTTGLFQHRGRPPVTQVFRAKDGDTGVRITALHLKSKSCRGATGADLDQRDGQGCYNDRRVRAAQAIMQWLSESPKPDHLAGTLITGDLNAYALETPLEVFRSAGFASMVHQLQPCDASTCPHYTYRYKGARGSLDYALASDPLQPRILTAATWLLNADEPRALAYDGPLGIKSVLPWRSSDHNPVITDIRLGH